The proteins below are encoded in one region of Winogradskyella helgolandensis:
- a CDS encoding DUF6787 family protein, with amino-acid sequence MEKFKKQWEIQHNWQLLFPFFGLLILGYSAFKISNAIFPDYNLVLKIIESIVVFYLLLKLTLFIFKKLEKKWVLDYKWEMIRVFMVFAFTGTSSLFVGRPIIKLIGITKENLNPILYWFLFIIIGLIFYQILLVSFGWLFGQFKFFWEFEKKMLSRFGLKRFLD; translated from the coding sequence ATGGAAAAATTTAAAAAACAGTGGGAAATTCAACACAATTGGCAGTTGTTATTTCCCTTTTTTGGTTTGCTTATTTTAGGATATTCGGCTTTTAAAATATCGAATGCTATATTTCCAGATTATAATTTGGTTTTAAAAATCATAGAATCAATAGTTGTCTTTTATCTTTTATTAAAGTTAACCTTATTCATATTCAAAAAACTCGAAAAGAAATGGGTTCTCGATTATAAATGGGAAATGATTCGGGTTTTTATGGTGTTTGCATTTACAGGGACATCATCTTTATTTGTTGGCAGACCGATTATAAAACTCATAGGAATTACTAAAGAAAACTTAAACCCTATTCTTTACTGGTTTTTATTCATTATCATTGGGCTTATTTTCTATCAGATTCTTTTAGTTTCCTTTGGATGGCTTTTTGGGCAATTCAAGTTTTTCTGGGAATTTGAAAAGAAAATGTTAAGTAGATTTGGATTAAAACGTTTTTTAGATTGA